From Leptolyngbya sp. 'hensonii', the proteins below share one genomic window:
- the lspA gene encoding signal peptidase II: MMKVKNQFFWIAALMSLILDRVSKDWAIQALKPLKEGWSLWPEVFHLTYATNTGAAFSLFSGGGSWLRWLSLGVSLALMALAWFGPRMGRWEQAGYGLILGGAMGNGIDRFLSGAVVDFLHFKWINFPIFNLADVSINIGIACLLISAFVRVPASGKPGSDPDRDL; this comes from the coding sequence ATGATGAAAGTGAAAAACCAGTTCTTCTGGATAGCCGCCTTGATGAGCCTGATCCTGGATCGCGTCAGCAAAGATTGGGCGATTCAGGCTTTGAAACCGCTCAAAGAGGGATGGTCCCTCTGGCCAGAAGTCTTCCATCTAACCTATGCCACGAACACGGGGGCAGCGTTTAGCCTGTTTAGTGGGGGAGGCTCATGGTTACGGTGGCTTTCCCTGGGAGTCAGTTTGGCCTTAATGGCCCTGGCCTGGTTTGGTCCCCGCATGGGCCGTTGGGAACAGGCTGGCTATGGTTTGATCCTGGGGGGAGCCATGGGGAACGGGATCGATCGCTTTCTGAGTGGTGCCGTGGTGGATTTTCTACACTTCAAATGGATTAACTTCCCCATTTTCAATCTGGCTGATGTGTCCATCAATATTGGGATTGCCTGTTTGCTGATCAGTGCTTTTGTGCGGGTTCCTGCATCCGGCAAACCTGGGTCCGATCCCGATCGTGACCTCTAG
- a CDS encoding biotin transporter BioY: MVAVPIELLWAFIGLILTIIGTFLQAFITSPPWEWGHHGLQAYPLGVTYQIGAVLLVGCMGGRNAGALSQIAYLALGLSGFPVFTGGGGLNSYQDPTFGYLLGFLPGAWICGSIAFLAPPKLESLCFSCLCGLLAIHLTGISYLMLGHAFHWFNKFAPSLLDSLFMHSVYHIPGHLAVTCAVAVLAYAMRRLMFY, encoded by the coding sequence ATGGTCGCTGTTCCCATTGAACTGCTCTGGGCTTTCATTGGGTTGATCCTTACAATTATCGGCACTTTTTTGCAGGCATTCATTACCAGTCCTCCCTGGGAATGGGGTCATCATGGCCTGCAGGCTTATCCTTTGGGTGTCACCTATCAGATTGGTGCAGTCTTACTGGTGGGTTGTATGGGGGGCAGAAATGCTGGAGCCCTGTCTCAGATTGCTTATCTGGCTTTGGGGTTATCGGGTTTTCCGGTCTTTACGGGTGGCGGTGGGTTGAACTCCTATCAAGACCCCACCTTCGGTTACCTGTTGGGGTTCCTCCCTGGAGCCTGGATCTGTGGGTCGATCGCCTTCCTGGCTCCGCCCAAGCTCGAATCGCTCTGTTTCAGTTGTCTCTGTGGTTTGCTGGCGATTCATCTCACGGGGATCAGCTATTTGATGCTGGGGCATGCCTTTCACTGGTTTAATAAATTTGCCCCTTCTTTGCTAGACTCCCTGTTTATGCATTCCGTTTATCACATTCCTGGCCATCTGGCGGTGACCTGTGCCGTCGCTGTTCTAGCCTATGCCATGCGCCGATTGATGTTTTATTAG
- a CDS encoding PRC-barrel domain-containing protein, whose amino-acid sequence MTSDKIWQRSDLLGTQVITRDTGKRLGVVSQLWVDVDQREVVVLSLRENLLSGLVSGVPKFMLLSSIRQIGDVILVDTEDAIEDVNVDVYNSLTNSEVITETGEPLGRVRGFRFDVENGKLASLIIAQLGLPLIPDQVISTYELPVEEIVSSGPDRLIVFEGAEDRLNQLTVGILERVGIGRPPWERDEDELPYAPTTPVDRQLPAPQKVASQPPMRATRPAVEETWDDDHWEQPGAAPPKRMMRQQQPQPNYYEEDSNWSPATNRDSYPQEEYDEDDYDEAYEDDYDEDYENNPIVKSSFDESVEEDVWGSEAESRQPLKIPEKKKAPEYEEEGY is encoded by the coding sequence ATGACATCCGATAAAATCTGGCAACGCTCTGATCTACTTGGTACCCAGGTCATTACCCGCGACACAGGTAAGCGTCTGGGGGTCGTCAGTCAACTATGGGTCGATGTTGATCAGCGTGAGGTGGTCGTCCTCAGCCTGCGGGAGAACCTACTCTCTGGCCTGGTTTCCGGTGTACCCAAGTTTATGCTCCTCAGCAGCATCCGACAGATTGGGGATGTCATCCTGGTGGACACGGAGGATGCAATCGAAGATGTCAATGTGGATGTTTACAACAGCCTGACCAACAGTGAAGTGATCACGGAAACGGGTGAACCCCTGGGTCGGGTACGGGGCTTCCGATTTGATGTGGAGAACGGCAAGCTGGCCTCCCTGATCATTGCCCAGCTGGGTCTGCCCCTGATTCCGGATCAGGTGATCAGCACCTATGAACTGCCGGTAGAAGAAATTGTCAGCAGTGGTCCCGATCGCCTGATTGTGTTTGAGGGTGCAGAAGACCGGCTAAATCAATTAACCGTTGGCATTCTGGAGCGCGTTGGCATTGGCAGACCGCCCTGGGAAAGGGATGAGGATGAGTTGCCCTACGCCCCCACCACACCGGTCGATCGTCAACTTCCCGCCCCCCAGAAAGTGGCATCCCAGCCTCCTATGCGGGCAACCCGCCCTGCCGTAGAGGAAACCTGGGATGATGATCACTGGGAGCAGCCTGGAGCAGCCCCGCCTAAGCGGATGATGCGTCAGCAGCAGCCACAACCTAATTATTACGAAGAAGACTCGAACTGGAGTCCAGCAACCAATCGTGATAGCTATCCTCAAGAGGAATACGATGAGGATGACTACGACGAAGCTTATGAAGACGATTATGACGAGGATTATGAGAATAATCCGATAGTTAAGTCAAGCTTTGATGAGAGTGTCGAGGAAGATGTCTGGGGTTCGGAAGCTGAATCTCGTCAGCCATTGAAGATTCCTGAAAAGAAAAAAGCACCGGAGTACGAAGAAGAAGGGTATTAG
- a CDS encoding bifunctional 4-hydroxy-2-oxoglutarate aldolase/2-dehydro-3-deoxy-phosphogluconate aldolase, protein MVSSNWLDLVQRYRAFAVIRSPHLQLGHQMARAVAAGGMGLIEITWNGDRPTDLIAQLRQDLPHCLIGAGTLLTLADMQEAIAAGAQFLFTPHTSPELIQRAGAAGIPMIPGALSPTEIMTAWQAGAACVKVFPIQAVGGSAYITALQGPLGQIPLIPTGGVTIANTPELLRAGAVAVGLAGDLFPRTAIQTGDWDIVQARATTLMTHIRDGMNRPPTGWD, encoded by the coding sequence ATGGTAAGCAGCAATTGGTTAGACCTGGTCCAGCGCTACCGTGCCTTTGCTGTGATTCGATCGCCGCACCTGCAGTTGGGACACCAGATGGCCAGGGCGGTTGCGGCTGGGGGCATGGGGTTGATCGAAATTACCTGGAATGGCGATCGACCGACTGACCTGATTGCCCAACTCCGTCAAGATCTGCCCCATTGCCTAATCGGAGCCGGAACCCTGCTCACCCTGGCAGACATGCAGGAGGCGATCGCCGCCGGGGCCCAGTTTCTCTTCACACCCCATACCAGCCCGGAATTGATTCAGCGGGCAGGTGCTGCCGGGATTCCCATGATTCCCGGTGCCCTCTCCCCGACAGAAATTATGACTGCCTGGCAGGCCGGAGCCGCCTGTGTCAAAGTTTTTCCAATCCAGGCTGTTGGGGGCTCAGCCTACATCACCGCGCTACAAGGCCCCCTGGGGCAGATTCCCCTGATCCCAACTGGGGGCGTCACGATCGCAAATACCCCGGAGCTTCTGCGCGCGGGGGCGGTGGCGGTGGGTCTGGCAGGGGATTTGTTTCCCCGCACCGCCATCCAGACAGGCGATTGGGATATAGTCCAGGCTAGGGCGACAACTCTGATGACCCATATCCGGGACGGGATGAATCGGCCCCCTACGGGGTGGGATTAA
- a CDS encoding DUF2854 domain-containing protein, with the protein MLRQTSLGTLGLWIGGVLTIVGVAAYITDNATLNLAGFFYGIPLLLGGLALKAGELKPIPYTQPTSPEVAALRDRQATVTQNQIRLDVTRYRYGQSAHLDSSLQHLGLRPTEQERPVLQGIWETNVNGDYALLLQFDSPFITLETWQQKREKMEKFFGPDLRVEITQPADQKIELALIATPKTDA; encoded by the coding sequence ATGCTGCGTCAAACTTCGTTAGGGACTTTAGGACTGTGGATTGGAGGGGTTCTGACCATTGTAGGGGTGGCGGCTTATATCACAGATAACGCAACCCTGAACTTGGCGGGTTTCTTCTACGGTATTCCGCTGCTGCTGGGGGGGTTAGCCTTGAAGGCTGGCGAACTTAAACCCATCCCTTACACCCAACCGACCTCCCCAGAAGTTGCAGCCCTGCGCGATCGGCAGGCCACCGTCACGCAGAACCAGATTCGCCTAGACGTGACGCGCTATCGCTATGGCCAATCGGCTCACCTGGATAGCTCGCTGCAACATCTGGGGCTTAGACCAACAGAGCAAGAACGGCCTGTGCTCCAGGGGATATGGGAAACCAATGTGAATGGTGACTATGCCCTTCTGTTGCAATTTGATTCCCCCTTTATTACCCTGGAAACCTGGCAGCAGAAGCGAGAGAAAATGGAAAAATTTTTTGGTCCTGATTTACGGGTTGAGATTACCCAGCCTGCCGATCAAAAAATTGAACTGGCTTTGATTGCAACTCCTAAGACGGATGCTTAA
- a CDS encoding glycosyltransferase — protein sequence MHNKPVLSIVTPTLGKFSDYWLEQLLKVQGAVEFVMVYPPNNRIRPIEDSRVKLITSPFKGEMMQRFVALLNASGDYVLALDDDDLVHPDVVDLTVQYFNRFPESWILRLKKAVIDFREEARIYQNWAPTPDINSLNVDRKTPENPYPYQQGQFTGLLEVPISPLDKPLNLKLLLWPLTERTDNEGYHFENFNNVVWRNTLVQQALPDLAQGSKLLGPLTWIPFSGFDRLMGLFVQAKFFQKDLTIGHWLPGAEQIRYIDKPAVLKPPRFHVVTDVLLVKTFPQYGYLWNLFISKLYGVPRTAAKALRWRFRKPSIDDLVPIPEPMTSRLASPAPPLSEGQREG from the coding sequence ATGCACAACAAACCTGTCCTCTCGATCGTGACTCCGACGCTGGGAAAATTTTCTGATTACTGGCTGGAGCAATTACTCAAGGTGCAGGGTGCAGTTGAATTCGTGATGGTTTACCCCCCCAACAACAGGATTCGACCCATTGAAGATAGTCGGGTGAAGCTGATAACGAGTCCGTTCAAGGGTGAGATGATGCAGCGCTTTGTAGCATTGCTCAACGCTTCAGGGGACTATGTTCTGGCGCTGGATGATGATGATCTGGTTCATCCTGATGTGGTGGATCTGACAGTCCAGTACTTCAACCGATTTCCAGAGAGCTGGATTCTCAGACTTAAAAAAGCCGTGATTGATTTTCGAGAAGAAGCCCGGATTTACCAAAATTGGGCTCCCACCCCTGATATTAACTCGTTGAATGTTGATCGAAAAACCCCAGAAAATCCCTATCCTTACCAGCAAGGGCAATTTACAGGGTTGCTGGAAGTGCCGATCTCCCCTCTGGACAAACCTCTGAATCTGAAGCTGTTGCTCTGGCCCCTGACCGAGAGAACTGATAATGAAGGTTATCATTTTGAAAATTTCAACAATGTGGTCTGGCGCAATACGTTAGTCCAGCAGGCTCTGCCCGATCTGGCTCAGGGGAGCAAACTGCTAGGCCCCTTGACTTGGATTCCCTTCTCCGGGTTCGATCGACTCATGGGGTTGTTTGTCCAGGCCAAATTCTTCCAGAAGGATCTAACCATAGGTCACTGGCTGCCTGGGGCAGAACAAATTCGCTATATTGACAAGCCTGCTGTGCTCAAACCACCGCGGTTTCATGTTGTGACCGATGTGCTCCTGGTCAAAACCTTTCCACAGTACGGTTATCTCTGGAATCTTTTTATCAGTAAGCTCTATGGCGTCCCCAGAACTGCTGCTAAAGCTTTGCGGTGGCGATTTCGTAAACCCTCGATCGATGATCTGGTGCCTATCCCTGAGCCCATGACCTCCCGGCTGGCTAGCCCTGCCCCCCCCCTGTCTGAAGGGCAACGAGAAGGTTAA
- the ppk1 gene encoding polyphosphate kinase 1: MPRLKKIPAEISLSDPQYYFNRELSWLEFNNRVLHEAFDPRTRLLERLKFLAIFSANLDEYFMVRVSALKEQVAAQISQLSPDGKTPQEQLDLISQRLRPMITQQHQHFEKALRPQLAHHGIHLLDYMDLTQEQRLYLQQYYEEQIFPVLTPLAVDPGHPFPHMSNLSLSLAVVVKDPKTEEELFARVKVPNILPRFIALPEQLRLYHQDSPAIWTGVPLEQVIAHNLESLFSGMHIQECYPFRITRDADFELEEDEADDLMLAIEENIRRRRIGGSVVRMEVQASMPESVRELLRQELDLQPNDVYEVNGLLDLKGLFSFMGLPVPDLKDLDWKSVVHPRLRRIAEPVLDGSSTAEEREDFFAAIRKGDILVHHPYHSFSKSVQRFITAAAYDPHVLAIKMTLYRTSGDSPIVNALIAAAENGKQVAVLVELKARFDEENNINWARKLEKTGVHVVYGLVGLKTHTKTVLVVRREDHGIHRYVHIGTGNYNPKTARLYTDLGLFSCREELGADLTDLFNYLTGYSRQQSYRKLLVAPVNLRDRMLALIHREIDHAQNGHTGRIIAKMNSLVDPQIVASLYKASQAGVQIDLIIRGICCLRPGLEGISDNIRVISIIGRFLEHSRIFYFYNQGQEEIFIGSADWMPRNLDRRVEAVVPIEEPDLIKDLQEILGIMLADNRQAWELQSDGRYLQRSPEGGAPDLGTHRVLMETVQ; the protein is encoded by the coding sequence ATGCCCAGATTAAAAAAGATCCCTGCAGAAATTAGCTTGAGTGATCCACAATACTATTTCAATCGGGAGTTGAGCTGGCTGGAATTTAACAATCGGGTGCTCCACGAAGCCTTTGATCCCAGAACCCGATTGCTGGAGCGGTTGAAATTCCTGGCGATTTTTAGTGCCAATCTGGACGAGTATTTCATGGTCAGGGTCTCGGCACTCAAGGAGCAGGTGGCAGCGCAGATCAGTCAGCTCAGTCCGGATGGGAAAACACCCCAGGAGCAACTGGACCTGATCAGCCAGCGGTTACGGCCCATGATTACCCAACAGCATCAACATTTTGAAAAGGCCCTGCGGCCTCAACTGGCCCACCACGGGATTCATCTGCTGGACTATATGGATCTCACCCAGGAACAGCGTCTGTATCTGCAGCAATATTACGAGGAGCAGATTTTTCCAGTGCTGACCCCTCTGGCGGTGGATCCGGGCCATCCCTTTCCCCACATGTCCAACCTCAGTTTGAGCCTTGCAGTTGTGGTCAAAGATCCGAAAACTGAGGAAGAATTATTCGCACGGGTGAAAGTTCCCAATATTTTGCCCCGCTTTATTGCCCTCCCGGAGCAACTGCGCCTGTATCATCAGGATAGCCCTGCCATCTGGACAGGTGTGCCCCTGGAGCAGGTGATTGCCCATAACCTGGAAAGCTTATTTTCTGGCATGCATATCCAGGAATGCTACCCTTTCCGCATCACCAGGGACGCCGATTTTGAGCTAGAAGAAGACGAAGCCGATGACCTGATGCTGGCGATCGAAGAAAATATCCGCAGACGTCGGATTGGGGGCTCCGTTGTGCGCATGGAAGTCCAGGCTTCTATGCCAGAGTCTGTCCGGGAACTGCTGCGGCAGGAGTTGGACCTGCAACCCAACGATGTCTATGAAGTGAACGGGTTGCTGGACCTGAAAGGACTGTTCTCCTTCATGGGTCTGCCGGTGCCAGACCTGAAAGATCTCGATTGGAAGTCCGTGGTTCATCCCCGCCTGCGTCGCATCGCCGAACCGGTTCTGGATGGTTCTAGCACGGCAGAAGAACGGGAAGACTTCTTTGCGGCCATCCGTAAAGGGGATATTTTGGTCCACCATCCTTATCATTCTTTTTCCAAATCAGTCCAGCGATTTATTACGGCAGCAGCTTATGACCCGCATGTTCTGGCCATTAAGATGACCCTTTACAGAACCTCAGGAGATTCTCCGATCGTCAATGCTCTGATCGCTGCTGCCGAGAATGGTAAACAGGTGGCGGTTCTGGTTGAACTGAAAGCCCGGTTTGATGAGGAGAATAATATCAACTGGGCTCGCAAACTGGAAAAAACCGGGGTTCATGTGGTCTACGGTCTGGTAGGGCTGAAGACCCATACAAAAACGGTCCTTGTTGTCCGCCGGGAGGACCATGGTATCCATCGTTATGTGCACATTGGCACTGGCAATTACAATCCCAAAACGGCCCGTCTATATACAGATCTGGGATTATTCAGTTGCCGAGAGGAATTAGGAGCAGATTTGACTGATCTGTTCAACTATCTGACCGGCTATTCCCGACAACAGTCCTACCGCAAGTTACTGGTGGCCCCGGTCAATCTCCGAGATCGCATGTTGGCTCTAATCCATCGAGAAATCGACCATGCCCAGAATGGCCATACGGGCAGGATTATTGCCAAGATGAACTCTTTGGTAGACCCCCAAATCGTTGCCAGTCTCTACAAAGCATCCCAGGCAGGGGTGCAAATTGATCTGATTATTCGCGGTATCTGTTGCCTGCGACCTGGTTTGGAGGGAATTAGCGACAATATTCGGGTCATCAGCATTATTGGCCGCTTTCTGGAACACTCGCGCATCTTTTATTTCTATAACCAGGGCCAGGAGGAAATCTTCATCGGCAGTGCTGACTGGATGCCCCGTAACCTGGATCGTCGGGTTGAAGCGGTTGTCCCGATCGAAGAACCCGATTTAATCAAGGACCTGCAGGAAATTCTGGGTATCATGCTGGCGGATAATCGTCAGGCCTGGGAATTACAGTCTGATGGGCGCTATCTGCAACGCAGCCCAGAAGGGGGGGCTCCTGATTTAGGCACACACCGCGTGCTGATGGAGACGGTTCAGTAA